Proteins encoded in a region of the Methanobacterium petrolearium genome:
- a CDS encoding Zn-ribbon domain-containing protein — protein MHRCIKCGHEFQDSEDLLLKGCPNCGSKFFEFHQDGKVKEIKESKGNSVETILVHEQGVYELNLESIMADESVIVSDEEGKYLIDINYILKKKNKDKRRS, from the coding sequence ATGCATCGATGTATTAAGTGTGGTCATGAATTCCAGGATTCAGAAGACCTTTTACTCAAGGGCTGCCCTAACTGTGGCAGTAAATTCTTTGAATTCCATCAAGATGGAAAAGTAAAAGAGATCAAAGAAAGCAAAGGCAATTCTGTTGAGACAATCCTGGTCCATGAACAGGGAGTTTATGAACTGAACCTAGAATCTATAATGGCTGATGAATCAGTAATAGTCTCTGATGAGGAAGGGAAATACCTTATTGACATTAATTATATTCTTAAAAAGAAGAATAAGGATAAAAGAAGGTCTTAA
- a CDS encoding acyltransferase — translation MSLFKNPWGSSEKTNFRSRFFGVETEEDINKPKVHENVTLGVSYKFRSKPPQIGKNALLRSNTVIYNDVEIGNDFQTGHGVLVREKTKIGDKVLIGTNSVIEGHADIGSKISIQSNVYIPKNSYIEDMVFIGPCACFTNDRYPLRTDYKLKGPVINKGASIGANSTFLSGIEVGEGAMVAAGAIVTRDIPPYYLAIGAPAKMKPLPPHFKTLNDI, via the coding sequence ATGTCGTTATTCAAAAATCCATGGGGTTCCAGCGAGAAAACCAATTTCAGGAGTCGCTTTTTTGGAGTGGAGACTGAAGAAGATATTAACAAACCTAAAGTTCATGAAAATGTCACTTTAGGAGTCAGTTACAAGTTCAGATCAAAACCTCCACAAATTGGTAAAAACGCTCTTTTGCGTTCCAACACAGTCATCTACAACGATGTGGAGATCGGCAACGATTTCCAAACTGGGCACGGAGTATTAGTCCGAGAAAAGACCAAAATAGGCGATAAAGTACTCATAGGGACCAATAGTGTTATTGAAGGACATGCCGACATTGGGAGTAAAATCAGTATACAATCAAATGTTTACATCCCTAAAAATAGTTATATTGAAGACATGGTATTTATTGGGCCATGCGCCTGCTTCACCAATGATCGATACCCCTTAAGAACTGATTATAAACTTAAAGGACCAGTTATAAACAAAGGAGCATCCATTGGGGCAAATTCGACATTTCTCTCCGGTATTGAAGTGGGAGAAGGAGCCATGGTTGCTGCAGGAGCCATAGTCACCCGGGACATACCTCCATACTACTTGGCAATAGGGGCACCAGCCAAAATGAAACCATTACCCCCACACTTTAAGACTTTAAATGATATCTAA
- a CDS encoding Era-like GTP-binding protein, producing the protein MVDIMQRIFRKKFFRDIFNKLIGKEKKLKIGFYGHPNSGKTTLANRMTKDWIGKSLGLVSEIPHETRKVYRQERVSLNYDGVELDFDIIDTPGIATKIDYKNFLEYGLSKEEAKERAKEATKGIIEAIKWLDDVTGVLLVVDSTKDPLTQANITIIGNLEARNIPFVVVANKVDLPESNTGRILSVFPQHKVVGISALNGDNIDELYQAMVEKFN; encoded by the coding sequence ATGGTTGATATCATGCAAAGAATTTTCAGAAAAAAATTTTTCAGAGACATTTTTAACAAACTAATTGGAAAGGAAAAAAAACTTAAAATAGGATTCTATGGACATCCAAACTCAGGAAAAACAACCCTGGCGAACCGGATGACCAAGGATTGGATAGGAAAATCCCTGGGACTTGTTTCAGAAATTCCTCACGAAACCCGAAAAGTTTATCGGCAGGAAAGAGTTTCCCTTAACTATGATGGGGTTGAACTGGACTTTGATATCATTGACACCCCCGGAATAGCCACCAAAATTGATTATAAAAATTTCCTAGAGTATGGTTTATCCAAGGAAGAAGCCAAAGAAAGAGCAAAAGAAGCCACTAAAGGCATAATAGAAGCTATTAAATGGTTGGATGATGTTACTGGTGTTCTTTTAGTTGTGGACTCAACTAAAGACCCTTTAACCCAGGCCAACATAACCATAATTGGGAATTTAGAGGCACGTAACATACCCTTTGTGGTGGTGGCCAATAAGGTGGATCTGCCTGAATCAAACACAGGAAGAATTCTATCTGTGTTTCCCCAGCATAAAGTGGTGGGAATATCCGCCCTCAATGGAGACAACATTGATGAACTCTACCAGGCAATGGTGGAGAAGTTCAACTAA
- a CDS encoding class III signal peptide-containing protein, with amino-acid sequence MDEKAQLSAEMILLIGAILVIVIVAGTFIYDITDSIAGNITGIVDTARDSTINRM; translated from the coding sequence ATGGATGAAAAAGCTCAACTTAGCGCAGAAATGATATTATTGATTGGTGCCATTTTAGTAATAGTGATTGTCGCAGGTACCTTCATATACGATATTACTGATTCTATAGCTGGAAACATTACTGGAATAGTAGATACTGCCAGAGACAGCACCATTAACCGAATGTAA
- a CDS encoding metal-dependent hydrolase gives MKIRWLGHSAFSISTPNTEILIDPFIRDNPACPVEIEDLKADIICVTHGHKDHFGDTVELAEVNDATVICNHEHSVYLAQQDLDTIGMNMGGTVTVEGITVSMVNAIHSSDMDFIEGIGPGGSSCGFILQLENGRRIYHAGDTSIFGDMEKVVKNIYRPQIALLPIGDRFTMGITEASIAASWIKPEIIIPMHYNTFPVIEQNPERFKELVELSTDTEVTILKPGETYQE, from the coding sequence ATGAAGATCAGGTGGCTGGGACATTCTGCATTTTCCATATCCACTCCCAATACTGAAATTTTAATTGATCCTTTTATTAGGGATAACCCTGCCTGTCCAGTGGAAATAGAAGATCTAAAAGCAGACATTATCTGCGTTACACATGGACATAAAGACCATTTTGGGGACACAGTGGAATTAGCTGAAGTAAATGATGCAACTGTTATATGTAACCATGAACATTCTGTATATCTTGCTCAACAGGACTTAGACACCATAGGTATGAACATGGGGGGAACCGTTACTGTGGAAGGAATAACAGTTTCCATGGTAAACGCCATTCATTCTTCAGATATGGACTTCATTGAAGGAATAGGTCCTGGTGGTAGCTCTTGCGGCTTTATACTGCAACTTGAAAATGGTAGGAGGATTTACCATGCCGGAGACACCAGTATTTTTGGTGATATGGAAAAGGTTGTAAAAAATATTTACAGACCCCAAATCGCATTACTCCCCATTGGGGATCGTTTTACCATGGGAATCACGGAGGCATCCATAGCTGCCAGTTGGATAAAACCAGAAATCATAATACCCATGCATTATAACACTTTCCCAGTGATAGAACAAAATCCGGAAAGATTCAAAGAATTAGTTGAACTATCCACCGATACTGAAGTAACCATACTCAAACCTGGTGAAACATACCAAGAATAA
- a CDS encoding class III signal peptide-containing protein: MNFVNDEKGQGAAEYILLFGGVIVIAIAALLIYQSYINQALALNSEQDISAVRESVQNKSTG, from the coding sequence ATGAATTTTGTTAACGATGAAAAAGGACAAGGCGCAGCTGAATATATCCTATTATTCGGTGGCGTGATCGTGATTGCAATAGCTGCACTACTGATCTACCAATCATATATCAACCAAGCACTAGCACTAAACTCCGAACAAGACATAAGTGCTGTTCGAGAAAGTGTGCAAAACAAAAGTACGGGTTAA
- a CDS encoding UDP-N-acetylglucosamine--N-acetylmuramyl-(pentapeptide) pyrophosphoryl-undecaprenol N-acetylglucosamine transferase: MRVLIIPCGIGMGHTSRSLALAQKFHQNGDEVLFASYGSGYEMLNEYSTFDVVKLPNIKFYGSSGELNLKYTAKKSIDAPYIFLKSIYHESRIIKEFKPDVVVSDSHYSVPITCKVLGIPCVLISNDISPDIKDAYPNDKTMEYLENGLQRFIKDVSRLCQSIIIPDIKNSWDIPPQIRDKVHYTGPILKMDTKKMDSKEKLRKRFGFGKSEKIVMVTVGGSEFGNKLLNLVCQSAPDLECDRLILVTGPQIELDQEISSSNIIFKSYLEDIMEWMKLSDLVVSLAGHTTSMEIASLGIPSIMVPIQNHPEQLKNAMKMKNYGIAHVENMENISSSRLVDGINHLLKNEDLKEGTLKTQKMFSQYNGTQNAVKIIHDCMYTNE, translated from the coding sequence ATGAGAGTGTTAATAATTCCTTGCGGTATTGGGATGGGTCACACATCCCGTTCACTAGCTCTGGCTCAAAAATTTCACCAAAACGGGGATGAAGTCCTTTTTGCAAGTTATGGGTCTGGTTACGAGATGTTGAATGAGTACAGCACATTTGATGTTGTTAAACTGCCCAACATCAAATTTTATGGGAGTTCTGGTGAATTAAACCTGAAATACACAGCTAAAAAGTCCATAGATGCACCTTACATTTTTTTAAAAAGCATATACCATGAATCCCGCATAATCAAGGAATTCAAACCAGACGTAGTTGTTTCTGACTCCCATTACTCTGTACCCATCACCTGCAAAGTATTGGGAATACCCTGCGTACTGATCAGCAATGACATTTCCCCGGATATTAAAGATGCTTACCCAAATGACAAGACCATGGAGTACCTGGAGAATGGTTTGCAACGTTTCATAAAAGATGTTTCTCGATTGTGCCAGTCCATTATCATCCCGGATATCAAGAATTCCTGGGATATTCCACCACAAATTCGTGATAAAGTTCATTATACAGGGCCTATCCTAAAAATGGATACCAAGAAGATGGATAGTAAAGAAAAGCTCCGCAAAAGATTTGGATTTGGAAAGTCAGAAAAAATCGTAATGGTCACAGTAGGGGGATCAGAATTTGGAAACAAACTTTTAAATCTGGTATGCCAATCAGCACCAGATCTGGAATGTGATAGGTTAATTCTGGTCACCGGACCCCAAATAGAATTAGATCAAGAAATATCTTCTTCCAATATTATTTTTAAGAGCTACCTGGAAGATATTATGGAATGGATGAAACTTTCAGATCTGGTGGTAAGCCTAGCTGGACATACCACCTCCATGGAAATCGCATCATTAGGCATTCCCAGTATAATGGTTCCAATCCAAAACCATCCTGAACAACTAAAAAATGCCATGAAAATGAAAAATTATGGAATAGCCCATGTTGAGAACATGGAGAATATAAGTTCTAGCCGATTGGTTGATGGTATAAATCATCTACTGAAAAATGAAGATTTAAAGGAAGGAACATTAAAAACACAGAAAATGTTTTCCCAGTACAATGGTACACAAAATGCCGTCAAAATCATACATGACTGCATGTATACAAATGAATAA
- a CDS encoding STT3 domain-containing protein, with amino-acid sequence MNRQLLVQICIILLIFSVGVFLRLGTVNVEGTYDFETPFYQDENGIPYMSELDSYYNYRLTENLLDHGYMGDAIINGVQWDLHSYYPPGVPLDYPPLITYLTAFIYKFVNLFADVPLIVVCFWLPAFVAPLAGVVAYLFVGRFTNQYGAVAAGVLAVITSFYFARTVPGWFDTDMFNLIFPLLVVWFLFEAYDNINKSTQKVILFSFLSGFSMFLFALAWNGWQYLFYIIIVFWLIQIIWNIVKGKIVKNHLYGFSVFIVTTLVLVVIFTGFINIIKLTYSPLQLIDLSSGTWSDWPNVYTSVSELGKPSLKDLFSYFADLILGGLFGILWICRIMLNDSLHQKFLDRMNWLSFSFLVLWIIAGFATLTQGVRFIMILIPPLVISTGIMVGIVIEYLSLLKNSKRTDIFRRKPVFIKISSILILLVLLLPGIINVESDVFLAPGIDDDVWAASIWIKNNTANNTVIISTWSNGHVYTAIADRPVSEDGRMGYIETLSVRNYDDLYPFKSKSPSTARDYWICKAFSTDNESLSVGIMRMLSTSGDEGYIKLDTYIKNTTKTVETLNNILGLNRTTSREILINKYNLESEQADEVLKYTHPENPSPMVLVTTDTMIGPGRWTLTFGEWNFQKRQSNNYTYSVGTVDMMDGYLNSTNDVVMNLETGNITWKNEKPYCAVFVDNGTSEKCYIDDSSDFCIFIIDNNQAVIIDRKFENSTFAKLVLEKTNSTVFKPLYANKGAIVWGI; translated from the coding sequence ATGAATAGACAATTATTAGTTCAGATATGCATTATTTTATTGATATTTTCAGTTGGTGTTTTCCTGAGATTGGGCACCGTTAATGTGGAAGGAACTTATGATTTTGAAACCCCTTTTTATCAGGATGAAAACGGCATTCCCTATATGTCTGAGCTGGACTCATATTACAACTACCGTTTAACTGAAAACCTATTGGATCATGGATACATGGGTGATGCCATAATTAATGGTGTACAATGGGATTTGCATTCTTATTATCCTCCTGGAGTCCCCCTTGATTATCCTCCGCTCATAACCTATTTAACCGCATTTATCTATAAATTTGTGAACTTATTTGCAGATGTACCCTTAATTGTGGTTTGTTTCTGGTTACCTGCATTTGTAGCGCCACTGGCTGGAGTTGTGGCCTACTTATTTGTGGGTCGATTCACCAACCAGTATGGGGCAGTGGCTGCGGGTGTCTTGGCAGTTATCACTTCCTTTTATTTTGCTCGCACAGTCCCGGGGTGGTTTGATACTGACATGTTTAACCTGATCTTTCCATTGTTAGTGGTCTGGTTTTTATTTGAAGCATACGATAACATTAATAAATCTACCCAAAAAGTGATATTATTCTCATTTTTGTCAGGATTTTCCATGTTTTTGTTTGCACTTGCCTGGAATGGGTGGCAGTATCTGTTCTACATAATCATCGTATTCTGGTTAATTCAGATTATCTGGAACATTGTTAAAGGTAAAATAGTTAAAAATCATCTATATGGGTTTTCAGTTTTCATAGTTACCACTTTAGTTTTAGTAGTGATTTTTACTGGATTCATTAATATTATAAAATTAACATATTCTCCTTTACAGTTAATTGATTTATCTAGTGGAACATGGTCTGATTGGCCTAATGTTTACACCTCGGTTTCTGAACTAGGTAAACCTTCCCTTAAAGACCTTTTTTCATATTTTGCTGATTTGATCCTTGGTGGATTGTTTGGGATTTTGTGGATATGTAGAATAATGTTAAATGATTCATTACACCAGAAATTCCTAGACAGAATGAACTGGTTATCATTTTCTTTTTTAGTTTTATGGATCATTGCTGGTTTTGCTACTTTAACCCAAGGTGTCAGATTCATCATGATCTTGATCCCCCCACTTGTGATCAGTACGGGGATAATGGTAGGTATTGTTATTGAATATTTAAGTCTGCTTAAAAACAGCAAAAGAACTGATATTTTCCGAAGAAAACCTGTTTTTATTAAAATCTCTTCTATTTTAATCCTTTTGGTGTTATTACTTCCAGGAATCATTAATGTGGAGAGTGATGTTTTTCTGGCTCCAGGGATTGATGATGATGTCTGGGCAGCTTCAATTTGGATAAAAAACAACACAGCCAATAACACCGTTATTATAAGTACGTGGAGCAATGGCCATGTATACACAGCTATTGCAGATCGTCCTGTTAGTGAAGATGGTAGAATGGGTTATATTGAAACGTTATCTGTGAGAAATTACGATGATTTGTATCCATTTAAGAGTAAATCTCCCAGCACGGCCAGGGATTACTGGATCTGTAAAGCCTTTTCAACGGATAATGAGAGTCTTTCTGTTGGTATTATGCGAATGCTGTCTACCAGCGGGGATGAGGGTTACATTAAGCTGGATACTTATATCAAAAATACCACTAAAACTGTGGAGACATTGAACAATATTTTAGGTCTCAATAGAACCACTTCTAGGGAAATCCTTATAAATAAATACAACTTAGAATCAGAACAGGCTGATGAGGTTTTAAAATACACTCATCCTGAAAATCCATCACCAATGGTTTTAGTCACTACCGATACAATGATAGGTCCTGGGCGCTGGACACTCACCTTTGGTGAATGGAACTTCCAAAAAAGACAATCAAATAATTATACATACTCTGTTGGAACTGTAGATATGATGGATGGTTATCTAAATTCCACCAACGATGTGGTAATGAATTTGGAAACTGGAAACATCACATGGAAAAACGAAAAACCATACTGTGCGGTTTTTGTTGATAATGGAACTTCAGAAAAGTGTTATATAGATGATAGTAGTGATTTTTGTATATTCATAATTGATAATAATCAGGCAGTAATAATTGATAGAAAATTTGAAAATTCGACATTTGCCAAGTTAGTTCTTGAAAAAACCAACTCAACAGTGTTCAAACCATTATATGCAAACAAAGGTGCGATTGTTTGGGGAATCTAA
- a CDS encoding DUF308 domain-containing protein produces the protein MINLIVSVFGALLIIGGLYFMYLGLKIPPNPIAFFVGLIAAVFGLILLIFFGSKIDLSRGATSKPKKIVSPKPSATKITKPIKVAPKEKKPSISRDESKSKVIKPKRKADEQPKFGPSKTITPTIKKDKTEPKKVEKPKKAAVTPKTITPQAKPKADTTKSTSTPPDVASKKKVTPKKISPVKKEEKDKNPAKFAGKKIEPIKTPEPVKKPVKPTEEKIKPPAPKSVLETADKERLKELQTRPGRDDQFVKNRLDKLKENYIENAKDIESIIDERLDSFKGTIDKLKTDSQEPSIIWSFEAQDVQEAMKDTIITAENHLLMMYPWVRNIDVGILKKFMDTKSRMIIQEASLDDDASVELIKLLQEKNVDIRTMPHVHTVAVVADDANGLIISTDPIYESYEVGVIYKDKKSIMEIERMFEDAWTISQDIDLEIRK, from the coding sequence ATGATCAATTTAATTGTCAGCGTTTTTGGGGCTCTCTTGATTATCGGCGGATTGTATTTCATGTATCTTGGTTTAAAAATTCCACCAAACCCTATAGCATTCTTTGTAGGCCTAATAGCAGCAGTATTTGGACTAATTTTACTTATATTCTTTGGTAGCAAAATAGATTTATCAAGGGGGGCAACTTCAAAACCTAAAAAGATAGTATCTCCCAAACCATCCGCTACTAAAATAACCAAACCGATTAAAGTAGCACCTAAAGAAAAAAAGCCTTCAATCTCTCGTGATGAGTCTAAATCTAAGGTAATTAAACCTAAACGGAAGGCCGATGAACAACCAAAATTCGGACCTTCAAAAACCATCACACCAACCATTAAAAAAGACAAAACAGAACCTAAAAAGGTTGAAAAACCTAAAAAAGCAGCCGTAACTCCGAAAACCATCACCCCGCAAGCAAAACCAAAGGCTGACACTACAAAATCAACTTCTACACCTCCAGATGTTGCCAGTAAAAAAAAGGTAACCCCTAAAAAAATCTCCCCAGTAAAAAAAGAGGAAAAAGATAAAAACCCAGCAAAATTTGCTGGTAAAAAAATAGAGCCTATAAAAACCCCCGAACCAGTTAAAAAACCAGTAAAACCTACTGAAGAAAAAATTAAACCTCCTGCCCCTAAATCTGTGTTGGAAACTGCGGATAAAGAACGTTTGAAAGAACTACAAACCCGCCCAGGAAGGGATGATCAGTTCGTTAAAAATAGGCTGGACAAACTAAAAGAAAACTACATTGAGAATGCTAAAGACATTGAAAGCATAATCGATGAACGTTTAGACTCTTTTAAGGGAACAATTGATAAATTGAAAACAGACTCACAAGAACCCAGCATAATATGGTCTTTTGAGGCTCAAGACGTTCAGGAAGCCATGAAAGACACCATCATAACTGCGGAGAATCATTTATTGATGATGTATCCTTGGGTGCGTAACATTGACGTGGGCATACTTAAAAAATTCATGGACACCAAAAGCCGTATGATCATCCAGGAAGCTAGTTTAGATGACGATGCCTCAGTGGAGCTGATAAAACTGCTTCAGGAGAAAAATGTCGATATAAGAACAATGCCCCATGTACACACCGTAGCGGTAGTGGCTGATGATGCCAATGGCCTTATCATATCCACAGACCCTATTTATGAAAGTTATGAAGTGGGAGTAATCTACAAGGATAAAAAATCGATTATGGAAATCGAAAGAATGTTTGAAGATGCATGGACCATTTCACAAGATATTGACCTGGAGATAAGAAAATGA
- a CDS encoding glycosyltransferase family 2 protein yields MIIPMYNEEDNVLITLEEVKKVLKTYDSYQILAVNDGSGDQTLQLLEEFAKENPELEVLNHPVNMGMGRALRTGFEKAEGDVIITLDADLSYDPKYITELIHELRENHLDIVIGSQYMDGGETEDIPFIRLFVSKMANKIVGCALDEKISTVTGILRAYRKEVIDSIEIESSGTEINPEILSKAIAIGFEVKEIPVKLKGRKLGESKVQFRSTTTSHLLFTFHERPMMLFGVIGLILCLIGIIIAIYLFYEYLIGTLDPTRPLMFVMVLLIISGIQILMFGFVATQISLLKREIYVIQKENKLLRKKFNKKDSQ; encoded by the coding sequence TTGATCATACCCATGTACAATGAGGAAGATAATGTCCTCATCACACTTGAGGAAGTTAAAAAGGTCTTAAAAACCTATGATAGTTATCAGATCCTGGCAGTAAATGATGGAAGTGGTGATCAGACTTTACAATTACTGGAAGAATTCGCCAAAGAAAATCCAGAATTAGAAGTTTTAAACCATCCCGTTAATATGGGAATGGGAAGAGCCCTCCGAACAGGGTTTGAAAAGGCAGAAGGTGATGTGATCATCACGTTGGATGCTGATTTAAGTTACGACCCCAAATATATCACCGAACTCATCCATGAACTACGTGAAAATCACTTAGACATTGTCATCGGATCTCAGTACATGGATGGAGGGGAAACTGAAGATATCCCGTTTATCCGCCTCTTTGTAAGTAAGATGGCCAATAAAATAGTGGGATGTGCTCTGGACGAAAAGATAAGTACAGTAACCGGGATACTACGTGCTTACAGAAAAGAAGTTATTGATTCCATAGAGATTGAATCTAGCGGGACTGAAATCAATCCGGAAATTCTTTCAAAAGCAATAGCCATCGGTTTTGAAGTTAAAGAAATTCCTGTAAAACTTAAAGGGAGAAAATTAGGAGAATCAAAGGTTCAATTCAGATCCACCACAACATCACACCTATTATTCACTTTCCATGAAAGACCAATGATGCTATTTGGAGTGATTGGCCTCATTCTGTGCCTTATAGGGATCATCATCGCCATATACTTATTCTACGAATATTTGATTGGAACCCTAGATCCAACCAGACCTCTAATGTTTGTTATGGTTTTACTGATAATTTCAGGGATACAGATCCTCATGTTTGGATTTGTTGCCACCCAGATCAGTCTCTTAAAACGTGAAATTTACGTGATCCAGAAGGAAAATAAGTTATTAAGAAAAAAATTCAATAAAAAAGACTCACAATGA
- a CDS encoding OapB/ArvB family protein has translation MDEDTNILKMDFISYDALKDQSSIEKIFMIVEKVKKGEVLVIEGGLEPEEEAELIETTMREIDVENFVGIDIYTLEKDETSFFGLSKKKTVGITIIGPANIMKQVKRKSNFLSMVASLGDSDASMY, from the coding sequence ATGGATGAAGATACAAACATTCTGAAGATGGATTTCATTTCATATGATGCCCTTAAAGATCAAAGCAGTATTGAAAAAATATTCATGATCGTGGAAAAAGTGAAAAAAGGCGAAGTTCTGGTAATAGAGGGTGGTTTGGAGCCTGAAGAAGAAGCAGAGCTCATTGAAACCACCATGCGTGAAATCGATGTGGAAAACTTTGTGGGCATAGATATCTACACCCTGGAAAAGGATGAAACCTCATTCTTCGGCCTTTCAAAGAAGAAAACTGTGGGTATAACCATAATTGGACCTGCAAACATCATGAAACAGGTGAAAAGGAAATCGAACTTCCTATCAATGGTAGCAAGCCTCGGTGATAGTGATGCATCGATGTATTAA
- a CDS encoding Flp family type IVb pilin, with product MSFLKDENGQGAAEYILLFGGVIVIAIAALLIYQAYFQNTDFNSAEDVSSVRESVANKSNY from the coding sequence ATGAGTTTCTTAAAAGACGAAAATGGACAAGGCGCAGCTGAATATATTCTATTGTTTGGTGGTGTAATCGTGATTGCAATAGCTGCACTACTGATCTACCAAGCATACTTCCAGAACACCGATTTCAACAGCGCTGAAGATGTTTCAAGCGTTAGGGAAAGTGTCGCAAATAAATCAAATTATTAA